CCTTTGTCTCACCTTCTGGAGATATTATACCTTGTCAATTTTTAAGGGAAACTAAGCTTGGAAAAATAGACAGCAATGCTGTAGAATATATATGGAACTCAAAGAGATATAATGATTTTAGAGAGTTTATGCAAAAAGCCGGCTTAGAAGTTTGTAAACGTTGTTGCAAGTAAAAGGTTTTAAATTATGGATTTTGAACAAAAATGGAATAGGGCTGTAAAAAATACCGAAATAGAGAAAAGTTGGGCAGGCTATTTAAATACCAGCTCAAGTACAGTGCTTTCCTATATAATGCTCTCTGAGTCTATGCTTGATAGTTCAGATACTGTTGTCAGAAAAGGTAGGGTTGAGGTAACACGGCCTTTAATATACTTGCCGGATAACAATCCTGTATTTAAAGGCTTTGAGTTATCAGAGCATAATTTATTTGATAACTCTGCTATAACTTTTCTTTTATTGAGAGGAGTAAGTTTTCCTTCTTTAAAGTATCAAAATAGTGTTTACTCTTTGGATATTGATAATCTCTCCTTAAATGAGGTGGTTAAAAAGCATAAGAGAGAGCTTCAAAGACTAGAGGATGTTAAGACCGGTCTCATAGTAGGGCCTGACGATTACTGGCACTACTCTCTTGCTATTTATGTTGCGGCGCTGGCTTCTAAGTCTGCTTCTAATGACATAGAGAGATACCTCGAAGATTTAAAAGGTAAATTTAGAGATAGATGATCTTATGTTAAGGAGTAAGAAAGCACGTATTTAACTGTATAAAAGGAGGTTAAGATGGAAGAGAGAGAAGTTTTTGCAAAAATTAATGGCTTGATAGAGAATATCGAAAAAGTTATATTAGGAAAACATGATGCTGTTAGACTGGCAGTAGCTGTATTTCTATCCGAAGGTCATCTATTGATGGAGGATGTTCCTGGAGTAGGTAAGACTGTGCTTGCTAAATCTATGGCTAAATCATTTTCAGCAAGTTTTAGAAGGATACAGTTTACGCCCGACCTTCTTCCTTCAGATGTTACGGGCAGCTATATATTTAATCAAAAAAATTCCGAATTTGAATTTAGGTCCGGTCCGGTATTTGCCAATATAGTTATAGCTGATGAGATTAATCGCGGTACGCCTAGGACACAGAGTGCTCTTTTAGAGCCTATGGAAGAGTTTCAAGTAACTGCCGATGGCAATACTTTTCAGCTTGATAAGCCATTTTTCTTGATAGCAACTCAGAACCCCGTTGAGAGGGAAGGCACCTATTTTCTTCCCATCTCACAGTTAGACAGGTTTTTAGTTAAGATGGGGATGGGGTATCCCGATAAAGCTCAAGAGACTCAAATTCTTTTAGACAGAGAGAAAGATGATCCTTTGGATAAAATCGAGCCTGTAATTACCAAAGAAGAAATTCTTGAGATTCAAAATTTTGTAAGAACCATCAAAGTGGATGCCAAGATATACGAATATGTTATCAATATAGCACAGATGACTCGCGAAACCGATAAGCTTATTCTAGGAGTGAGCCCTAGGGCATCTCTTGACTTATTTAGATTATCTCAAGCCCTGGCCCTAATGGAGGAGAGAACATATTGTATTCCTGACGATGTTAAGAAAGCTGCTCCGCTAGTCTTTGCTCATAGGGTTATACCATCTTCACCTGCAAAGGCTCAGATTGGAAATACTCAGGAGATAATTAAAAAACTAGTAGATGAAATCTCCGTCCCTATCTAATAACAAGGGTTACTGCGTTTTAACAGAGCTTGGCTTCTATGCTCTGATTGTAGCGGTATTTTTGACTTTTTTTGGTTTCATACTACAGTCTAATCTAATCTATCTCGTAGCCTCAGGACTTTGGGGGCTTATATTGACTGACTTTCTGCTCTCTTTTCTTTCTTTGAGGGGAATAAGGGTTATGAGATTTGCTCCAACCCATGCAGTCAGAGACGAAGATTTTAAAGTAAGAATAAAATTAGAGAATAGAGGATTCTCTAAGTATTTGATAAAGCTGACTGATAGTAGTTTCACTAAAAATATACCTGGAGTAGAGCTTCCTATTATACCTAGCTTAAAAAGCAGGGAGACTTTAGAGTTTGATTATATTATTAAAATAAAAGCAAGAGGTGTCCATAATCTTGAATCTGTTCAAGCAGAGAGCAGCTTTCCTCTTGGCCTTTGGAAGAGAGTTGTAAATTTTTCCTACAGGTCCAAAATCACCATATATCCTGAATTTTATGAGGTGCCTCAATTTGCGGTATCTTATAGGGGTATGAGGTCGGAGTTTGCAAATACATCTTCTAATAGGTCTGGTATGGGCGGCAACTTTTTACAGATACGAAAGTATCAATATGGGGATAGCTTAAAGAATGTTCACTGGAGAGCAACGGCTAGAACAGGAAAGCTTATGATTAGAGAGTTAGAGAAATTTACTCTTTCAAACCTCTCTATAGTACTAGATAGTTCCTCTAACATGGTATTGGGATTACTTGAGGAATCTAATTTTGAATATGCAATTAAAACAGTTGCAACTATAGCCAATAAAGCTTTAAGCACTCGCTACCATGTAAAGTTTATATACTATGATCAGATTAAAAAGAAAATTGAGTTTAAGAAGGCTTATGGCCGAATGACTCCCATATTAGATAGCCTTTCCAAGGTAGGTATGACGGATAGAGTAGATGTCAAAGACCTCGTAGATGCTGCTATACCTGAGATTGAAAGAGAGTCTGTTGCAGTATTTGTCTTATTATCTCTTAACTCTGATGTCACTCAAAAAATCATACAACTTGCAAATCAGGGTATTGATTCTGTGCTTGTAGTATTTGATCCCAGGTCTTTTGCTGCTGTTCTGGATAAGAATATTGGGGATTTTTATAATGTTTTCTCTCAGCTTATGAACGGAGAAGCGTCCTATCTAACTGGTGAGGGTATAAGGGTGTATATGGTAAAACACGGCGATAGCATACCTGATGCGTTA
The genomic region above belongs to Candidatus Kaelpia aquatica and contains:
- a CDS encoding DUF58 domain-containing protein — its product is MKSPSLSNNKGYCVLTELGFYALIVAVFLTFFGFILQSNLIYLVASGLWGLILTDFLLSFLSLRGIRVMRFAPTHAVRDEDFKVRIKLENRGFSKYLIKLTDSSFTKNIPGVELPIIPSLKSRETLEFDYIIKIKARGVHNLESVQAESSFPLGLWKRVVNFSYRSKITIYPEFYEVPQFAVSYRGMRSEFANTSSNRSGMGGNFLQIRKYQYGDSLKNVHWRATARTGKLMIRELEKFTLSNLSIVLDSSSNMVLGLLEESNFEYAIKTVATIANKALSTRYHVKFIYYDQIKKKIEFKKAYGRMTPILDSLSKVGMTDRVDVKDLVDAAIPEIERESVAVFVLLSLNSDVTQKIIQLANQGIDSVLVVFDPRSFAAVLDKNIGDFYNVFSQLMNGEASYLTGEGIRVYMVKHGDSIPDALSRPHMFLSS
- a CDS encoding MoxR family ATPase, with the translated sequence MEEREVFAKINGLIENIEKVILGKHDAVRLAVAVFLSEGHLLMEDVPGVGKTVLAKSMAKSFSASFRRIQFTPDLLPSDVTGSYIFNQKNSEFEFRSGPVFANIVIADEINRGTPRTQSALLEPMEEFQVTADGNTFQLDKPFFLIATQNPVEREGTYFLPISQLDRFLVKMGMGYPDKAQETQILLDREKDDPLDKIEPVITKEEILEIQNFVRTIKVDAKIYEYVINIAQMTRETDKLILGVSPRASLDLFRLSQALALMEERTYCIPDDVKKAAPLVFAHRVIPSSPAKAQIGNTQEIIKKLVDEISVPI